Proteins encoded together in one Nostoc sp. PCC 7524 window:
- the petB gene encoding cytochrome b6 encodes MANVYDWFEERLEIQAIAEDVTSKYVPPHVNIFYCLGGITLVCFLIQFATGFAMTFYYKPTVAEAYSSVQYIMNEVNFGWLIRSIHRWSASMMVLMMILHVFRVYLTGGFKKPRELTWVSGVILAVITVSFGVTGYSLPWDQVGYWAVKIVSGVPEAIPVVGVLISDLLRGGSSVGQATLTRYYSAHTFVLPWLIAVFMLFHFLMIRKQGISGPL; translated from the coding sequence ATGGCCAACGTTTACGACTGGTTTGAGGAACGCTTGGAAATTCAGGCGATCGCTGAAGATGTCACCAGCAAGTACGTCCCTCCCCACGTCAACATCTTTTACTGTCTAGGTGGTATTACCCTCGTTTGCTTCTTAATCCAGTTCGCTACTGGATTTGCGATGACTTTCTACTACAAGCCCACCGTTGCTGAAGCTTACTCTTCAGTGCAGTACATCATGAATGAAGTTAACTTCGGTTGGCTGATTCGCTCCATCCATCGCTGGTCTGCCAGCATGATGGTGTTGATGATGATTCTGCACGTCTTCCGGGTTTACCTAACTGGTGGTTTCAAAAAGCCCCGCGAATTGACTTGGGTAAGCGGTGTCATCCTAGCTGTAATCACCGTTTCCTTCGGAGTTACAGGCTATTCTCTGCCTTGGGACCAAGTTGGTTACTGGGCTGTGAAAATCGTTAGTGGTGTACCAGAAGCAATTCCCGTAGTCGGTGTACTCATCTCCGATTTGCTGCGCGGTGGTTCTAGTGTCGGTCAAGCAACCTTGACTCGCTACTACAGCGCCCACACCTTCGTTCTACCTTGGTTAATTGCGGTCTTCATGCTGTTCCACTTCTTGATGATCCGTAAACAAGGTATTTCCGGCCCCTTGTAA
- a CDS encoding ATP-binding protein has translation MLGIMQQDHLTVKSELKLLNKVQQWFEDFSLKYLFQLGWSETQLYRLNLALAEGFTNAVRHAHRTLPPETTIEIEASLWVDRLEIRIWDHGHPFNPDTIAEPEPGTLQPGGYGWFLLRRLVDRVVYERSDDSRNCLVIIKYL, from the coding sequence ATGCTTGGCATCATGCAGCAAGACCATCTGACAGTAAAGAGCGAACTAAAGCTCCTCAACAAAGTTCAACAATGGTTTGAGGACTTTTCCCTAAAATACTTATTTCAACTCGGCTGGTCAGAAACCCAACTGTATCGCCTCAATTTAGCATTAGCAGAAGGTTTTACCAACGCAGTTCGTCACGCTCATCGCACTTTGCCACCTGAAACGACCATAGAAATTGAGGCGAGTCTATGGGTTGACAGATTGGAAATTAGAATTTGGGATCACGGTCATCCTTTTAATCCTGACACGATCGCAGAACCAGAGCCAGGTACTCTACAACCAGGAGGTTACGGCTGGTTTCTTCTGCGGCGCTTGGTTGACCGTGTGGTTTATGAGCGTAGCGATGATAGTAGAAATTGTCTAGTAATAATTAAATATTTATAA
- a CDS encoding site-2 protease family protein: MTFWFLLLLGIATYLMVQRSVANITRTPIWLLWLVLMTPALLLSGWTLMYGVKQPPPPSLIIWPSIVCLLLYWLLFQWGRRSPKDTQTQPQPSESQSAINPTAEPVPVRPIEPTEETQLRNCFPWSIYYIQNIEYRPQAIICRGQLRTTPIQAYQQIRANIESQFGDRFLIIFQEGFNGKPFFVLVPNAQAVKEGNVKKSEKLTRPGLALLLVLATLVTTTLVGIRIAGLNPTTLTSDPKILLQGLPYALGLMTILGIHELGHYLTARYYKIRSTLPYFIPIPFFLGTFGAFIQMRSPIPNRKALFDVSIAGPIAGFIATLPLIIWGLAHSDVVPLNEKMGLLNPDALNPKYSILLGLISKLALGSALTPKSAIDLHPVAVAGFLGLIVTALNLMPVGQLDGGHIVHAMFGQRTAMLIGQISRLLLLLLSLVQPEFFVWAIILLFIPLVDEPALNDVTELDNKRDILGLLAMAVLVMIILPMPQAIANLLQL; encoded by the coding sequence ATGACATTCTGGTTTCTCCTGCTATTGGGAATAGCGACGTATTTAATGGTGCAACGCAGTGTTGCTAACATCACCCGTACACCCATCTGGTTATTGTGGCTGGTGTTAATGACACCAGCATTGTTACTCAGTGGCTGGACATTGATGTATGGCGTAAAACAACCTCCACCCCCATCACTGATCATTTGGCCGTCAATCGTCTGCCTTTTGTTATACTGGCTCTTGTTTCAGTGGGGACGGCGATCGCCAAAAGATACACAGACTCAACCCCAACCCTCAGAATCACAATCAGCTATTAATCCTACCGCAGAACCAGTGCCTGTGCGTCCTATTGAACCGACAGAAGAAACCCAACTGCGAAATTGTTTTCCCTGGTCTATTTACTATATTCAAAACATTGAGTATAGACCCCAGGCAATCATTTGTCGTGGTCAGTTGAGAACCACGCCTATTCAGGCTTATCAACAGATTCGGGCAAATATTGAATCACAATTTGGCGATCGCTTCTTGATTATTTTTCAAGAAGGTTTTAATGGTAAACCCTTCTTTGTGCTAGTTCCTAATGCTCAAGCAGTCAAAGAAGGCAATGTTAAAAAATCAGAAAAATTAACCAGACCAGGATTAGCTTTATTACTTGTATTAGCTACTTTAGTAACTACCACTTTGGTAGGAATAAGAATTGCTGGTCTTAATCCGACAACTCTCACTTCTGATCCCAAAATCCTGTTGCAAGGATTACCCTATGCTTTAGGGTTGATGACGATTTTGGGTATCCACGAATTAGGACACTATTTAACAGCAAGATACTACAAAATTCGCTCAACGTTGCCTTATTTTATTCCCATACCTTTTTTCTTGGGAACCTTTGGGGCATTTATTCAAATGCGGAGTCCCATACCCAACCGCAAAGCTTTATTTGATGTGAGTATTGCCGGGCCTATTGCTGGATTTATTGCTACATTACCTTTAATCATTTGGGGTTTAGCTCACTCGGATGTGGTTCCCTTAAATGAAAAAATGGGTCTTTTAAATCCCGATGCACTTAATCCTAAATATTCCATTCTTTTAGGATTAATTTCTAAGTTAGCTTTGGGTAGTGCATTAACACCAAAATCAGCTATTGATTTGCATCCAGTCGCTGTAGCTGGTTTTTTGGGATTAATCGTCACAGCTTTAAATCTCATGCCCGTGGGACAACTAGATGGTGGTCACATTGTTCATGCTATGTTTGGACAAAGAACCGCTATGTTGATAGGTCAAATTTCCCGGTTGTTGCTGTTACTACTGTCTTTAGTTCAACCAGAATTCTTTGTCTGGGCAATTATTTTGTTGTTTATTCCATTGGTTGATGAACCAGCCTTAAATGATGTCACGGAACTAGACAATAAACGTGACATTTTAGGTTTATTAGCAATGGCTGTGTTGGTGATGATTATCTTGCCAATGCCACAGGCGATCGCTAATTTATTACAACTTTAA
- a CDS encoding glycosyltransferase family 4 protein, translating into MAEKLELGENSRKVADHLFVFLEIFALEGGIQSYVKDIFRAYLQLDADYQAEVFLLRDNPECSNPYECDRLKFNYFQNNSPQKGRIKMAGALLKYLLQKRPKRVFCGHIRLAVMIQTLCQPLGIPYTVLTYGKEVWEPLTNREQRALAAASDIWTISRYSRDRACAANGINPNKVKMLACAIDSDKFTPGAKLPELVTKYGLTDAKVIMTVARLWSGDIYKGVDVTIRALPKISQIFPEIKYLIIGRGDDQPRLAQLAQDLGVSDRVVFAGFVPTEDLIAHYRLADAYIMPSQEGFGIVYLEAMACGIPVLSGDDDGSADPVQDGKVGWRVPHRDSEAVAAACIEILKGKDQRCDGQWLREQAIANFGMVAFRQQLLSLLQNI; encoded by the coding sequence GTGGCAGAAAAATTAGAATTGGGTGAAAATTCTCGCAAAGTAGCCGATCATCTCTTCGTGTTCTTAGAGATTTTTGCGCTTGAAGGTGGTATTCAATCTTATGTTAAAGATATTTTTCGTGCTTATTTGCAGCTAGATGCAGATTATCAAGCAGAAGTATTTTTGTTACGCGATAACCCGGAATGCTCGAATCCGTATGAGTGCGATCGCTTAAAATTTAATTACTTTCAAAATAATTCACCCCAGAAGGGCAGAATTAAAATGGCTGGGGCATTACTGAAGTATTTATTGCAAAAACGCCCCAAACGGGTTTTCTGTGGTCATATCAGACTAGCTGTAATGATCCAAACCCTTTGCCAACCATTGGGGATTCCTTACACAGTCTTGACCTATGGTAAAGAAGTTTGGGAACCCCTCACTAACCGAGAACAGCGTGCTTTAGCCGCAGCCAGCGATATTTGGACAATTAGCCGCTACAGTCGCGATCGCGCTTGTGCTGCTAATGGTATCAACCCGAACAAGGTGAAAATGCTAGCTTGTGCTATTGATAGCGATAAATTTACCCCTGGTGCAAAGCTACCAGAATTAGTCACCAAGTACGGCTTAACAGATGCCAAAGTGATCATGACAGTAGCCCGACTCTGGTCAGGAGATATATACAAAGGCGTGGATGTGACAATTCGCGCCCTCCCTAAAATCTCCCAGATATTCCCAGAGATCAAATATTTGATTATTGGTCGCGGTGATGATCAACCACGATTAGCCCAGCTAGCCCAAGATTTAGGAGTAAGCGATCGCGTCGTGTTTGCTGGTTTTGTGCCGACAGAAGATCTAATCGCACACTACCGCCTTGCTGATGCTTATATTATGCCCTCTCAAGAAGGCTTTGGTATTGTCTATTTAGAGGCGATGGCCTGTGGTATACCAGTATTGTCTGGTGATGACGATGGTTCAGCCGACCCCGTGCAGGATGGTAAAGTCGGGTGGCGAGTGCCACATCGTGATTCAGAAGCCGTAGCCGCAGCTTGTATCGAAATACTCAAAGGAAAGGATCAACGCTGTGATGGACAATGGCTCAGAGAACAAGCGATCGCTAATTTTGGCATGGTAGCCTTTAGACAGCAGCTTCTGTCCCTACTTCAAAATATATAG
- the serA gene encoding phosphoglycerate dehydrogenase, with protein MSKVLVSDPIDQAGIDILSQVATVDVNTGLKPAELIEIIGEYDALMIRSGTRVTQEIIEAGTQLKIIGRAGVGVDNVDVPAATRRGIVVVNSPEGNTIAAAEHALAMMLSLSRHIPDANASVKSGVWDRKTFVGAEVYKKTLGIVGLGKIGSHVATVAKAMGMKLLAFDPFISTERAEQIGCQLVDLDLLMQQADYITLHIPKTPETTHLINAETLAKMKPTARIINCARGGIIDETALAAAIKAGTIAGAALDVFESEPLGESELRSLGKEIILTPHLGASTTEAQVNVAIDVAEQIRDVLLGLPARSAVNIPGLGPDVLEELKPYMELAETLGKLVGQLAGGRVELLNVRLQGELATNKSQPLVIASLKGLLYQALRERVNYVNANIEAKERGIRVIETRDASARDYAGSLRLEATGTLGTHSVTGALLGDKEIHLTDVDGFPINVPPSKYMLFTLHRDMPGIIGKLGSLLGSFNVNIASMQVGRKIVRGDAVMALSIDDPLPEGILAEITKVPGIRDAYTVTL; from the coding sequence ATGTCCAAGGTTCTCGTCTCCGATCCTATTGACCAGGCTGGGATTGACATTCTCTCGCAAGTTGCTACTGTTGATGTCAATACAGGTCTTAAACCAGCAGAACTAATAGAAATTATTGGTGAGTATGACGCGTTAATGATTCGCTCTGGTACACGCGTTACTCAAGAAATTATTGAAGCCGGGACTCAACTAAAAATTATCGGTCGGGCTGGCGTGGGCGTGGATAATGTTGACGTGCCTGCTGCTACACGCCGAGGAATTGTTGTAGTTAATTCCCCGGAAGGTAATACCATTGCTGCGGCGGAACACGCTCTAGCAATGATGTTGTCTTTATCACGTCACATTCCCGATGCAAATGCTTCTGTGAAAAGCGGTGTGTGGGATCGCAAAACCTTTGTGGGTGCAGAAGTATATAAAAAGACTCTTGGTATTGTCGGCTTGGGTAAAATTGGCTCTCATGTAGCCACAGTTGCCAAAGCTATGGGGATGAAGTTACTAGCTTTCGATCCCTTCATCTCTACAGAACGGGCAGAACAAATAGGTTGTCAGTTGGTAGATTTAGATTTGCTGATGCAGCAGGCAGACTATATCACCCTGCACATCCCCAAAACCCCAGAAACTACCCACCTGATCAATGCCGAAACCTTGGCAAAAATGAAGCCCACAGCCCGGATTATCAACTGCGCTCGTGGTGGGATCATTGATGAAACTGCCTTAGCCGCAGCGATTAAAGCAGGGACAATCGCAGGTGCAGCTTTGGATGTGTTCGAGTCTGAACCATTGGGTGAATCAGAATTGCGATCGCTCGGCAAAGAAATTATCCTTACCCCCCATCTAGGCGCATCCACCACCGAAGCCCAAGTGAACGTGGCGATTGACGTAGCCGAACAAATCCGTGACGTACTTTTAGGTTTACCAGCCCGTTCCGCCGTTAACATCCCCGGACTCGGCCCCGATGTCTTGGAAGAACTCAAGCCCTATATGGAGCTAGCAGAAACCTTGGGGAAATTAGTAGGACAGCTAGCAGGTGGTCGAGTAGAATTGCTCAATGTCCGCTTACAAGGGGAATTGGCAACTAACAAGAGTCAACCTTTAGTGATTGCATCTCTCAAAGGTTTGCTTTACCAAGCCCTCCGAGAACGGGTAAATTACGTTAACGCCAACATCGAAGCCAAAGAACGGGGAATTCGAGTCATTGAAACCCGCGACGCTTCGGCGCGTGACTACGCCGGTTCTTTACGTCTGGAAGCTACAGGTACTTTAGGTACTCATTCCGTCACAGGTGCATTGTTAGGTGATAAAGAAATTCACCTCACTGACGTTGACGGTTTCCCGATTAACGTTCCACCCAGCAAGTATATGCTGTTCACCTTGCACCGCGATATGCCAGGAATTATTGGCAAACTCGGTTCCCTACTGGGTAGCTTTAATGTCAATATTGCCAGTATGCAGGTAGGCCGCAAAATCGTCCGTGGTGATGCGGTTATGGCTCTCAGCATTGATGATCCCTTACCAGAGGGGATTTTAGCGGAGATTACCAAAGTCCCTGGAATCCGCGACGCGTATACAGTAACTTTATAA
- the petD gene encoding cytochrome b6-f complex subunit IV: MATQKKPDLSDPNLRAKLAKGMGHNYYGEPAWPNDLLYVFPVVIMGSFACIVALAVLDPAMTGEPANPFATPLEILPEWYLYPVFQILRSLPNKLLGVLAMASVPLGLILVPFIENVNKFQNPFRRPVATTVFLFGTLVTLWLGIGAALPLDKSLTLGLF; encoded by the coding sequence ATGGCAACACAAAAGAAACCCGATCTGAGCGATCCTAATTTAAGAGCCAAACTCGCCAAAGGTATGGGTCATAACTACTATGGCGAACCAGCTTGGCCCAATGACCTACTGTATGTATTCCCAGTAGTAATCATGGGTTCCTTCGCTTGTATTGTGGCTCTAGCTGTATTAGATCCTGCGATGACAGGTGAACCAGCAAATCCTTTCGCCACACCATTGGAAATTTTGCCAGAGTGGTATTTGTACCCAGTATTCCAAATTTTGCGATCGCTTCCTAACAAACTGTTGGGAGTATTAGCAATGGCTTCCGTACCCTTGGGATTGATCCTCGTTCCCTTTATTGAGAACGTCAACAAATTCCAAAACCCCTTCCGTCGTCCAGTTGCAACCACAGTCTTCCTGTTTGGAACTTTGGTTACTCTGTGGTTGGGTATTGGTGCTGCTTTGCCCTTAGACAAATCTTTGACCTTGGGATTGTTCTAA
- the ctpA gene encoding carboxyl-terminal processing protease CtpA, producing MGFMHKRVLRLGFSILVAFGLVFGALMQPANALTEEQKLVSEVWRIVNRTYLDDTFNHQNWAAVRQKALEKPFKDQKATYVAIQNMLKSLDDPFTRFLDPEQYRSLQVNTSGELTGVGLQIALNPQTGKLEVVSPIEGSPADKAGIRSRDRILKIEGFSTENLTLDEAAARMRGPIGSLVTLLIERDGEGEKEVRLVRDRIALNPVVAELRTSPQGKSIGYLRLTQFNANASTELAHAISSLEKKGADAYILDLRNNPGGLLQAGIEIARLWLDSGTIVYTVNRQGIQGSFEAFGPALTDDPLIVLVNQGTASASEILAGALQDNGRAKLLGETTFGKGLIQSLFELSDGSGLAVTIAKYETPNHRDINKLGIKPDQVIAQQPITREQIATEADLQYKSALELLGKSSVVAGLGSRS from the coding sequence ATGGGGTTTATGCACAAACGGGTTTTGCGGCTAGGATTTTCAATATTGGTGGCTTTTGGTTTAGTTTTTGGCGCACTGATGCAACCAGCAAACGCATTGACAGAGGAACAAAAATTAGTTTCCGAAGTTTGGCGCATAGTTAATCGTACCTATCTGGACGATACATTTAATCATCAAAACTGGGCAGCAGTAAGGCAGAAAGCACTGGAGAAGCCCTTTAAAGACCAAAAAGCTACCTATGTGGCCATTCAGAATATGCTCAAGAGCCTGGATGACCCTTTTACCCGGTTTTTAGACCCTGAGCAATACCGGAGTTTACAGGTGAATACTTCCGGCGAATTGACTGGTGTGGGTTTACAAATAGCCCTCAATCCCCAAACTGGAAAATTGGAAGTAGTCTCTCCCATAGAGGGTTCACCAGCAGATAAAGCGGGAATTAGATCACGCGATCGCATTCTCAAAATTGAAGGATTTTCTACAGAAAATTTAACTCTAGATGAGGCTGCCGCTAGGATGCGCGGCCCGATTGGTAGTCTAGTCACACTGTTGATTGAACGCGACGGAGAAGGAGAAAAGGAAGTTAGATTAGTGCGCGATCGCATTGCTCTTAACCCTGTTGTGGCGGAATTACGCACTTCTCCCCAAGGTAAATCTATCGGCTATCTGCGCCTGACACAATTCAATGCCAACGCCTCTACAGAGTTAGCACACGCCATATCTAGTTTAGAGAAAAAAGGGGCTGATGCCTATATTCTAGATTTGCGAAATAATCCTGGCGGTTTACTGCAAGCTGGCATAGAAATTGCCCGTCTGTGGTTAGATTCTGGCACGATAGTCTACACCGTCAATCGCCAAGGCATTCAAGGCAGTTTTGAAGCCTTCGGCCCAGCTTTGACAGATGATCCGTTGATAGTCTTAGTCAATCAAGGAACTGCCAGTGCTAGCGAGATTTTAGCCGGCGCACTCCAAGATAATGGTCGTGCCAAATTGCTAGGCGAAACTACCTTTGGTAAAGGTTTAATTCAATCTTTATTTGAACTTTCTGATGGTTCTGGCTTGGCGGTGACTATTGCCAAGTATGAAACTCCCAATCACCGGGATATTAATAAATTAGGTATTAAGCCTGATCAAGTTATTGCTCAACAACCCATCACCCGTGAACAGATTGCCACAGAGGCAGACTTACAGTACAAATCAGCACTGGAACTGTTAGGAAAAAGTTCTGTTGTGGCTGGTTTGGGGAGTAGGAGTTAG
- a CDS encoding MBL fold metallo-hydrolase, translated as MHPLPQQPSHTTKSPRVVLQNIFAFPPNRDTLGGTSYFIVRNEGNILIDCPALDQINQDFLRSHGGVRWLFLTHRGAIGKTAEIQQNFGCEVVIQEQEAYLLPGLTVTTFTQELILDDKTKVIWTPGHSPGSSCLYYSELGGILFSGRHLVPNQQGEPVPLRTAKTFHWPRQIKSLQALLENFTPETLQYICPGANTGFLRGKRVIEQAYQHLKSLDLQTLLQTQPIL; from the coding sequence ATGCACCCCTTACCACAACAGCCAAGTCATACAACTAAGTCCCCACGGGTTGTTTTGCAGAATATTTTTGCCTTTCCACCAAATCGGGACACCTTGGGGGGTACTTCTTACTTCATTGTAAGAAACGAAGGGAATATCCTCATAGATTGCCCTGCCCTTGACCAAATAAATCAAGATTTTTTGCGATCGCATGGGGGTGTACGCTGGTTATTTCTCACCCATCGCGGTGCTATTGGTAAAACAGCAGAAATTCAGCAAAATTTTGGTTGTGAGGTAGTAATTCAAGAGCAAGAAGCCTATTTATTACCAGGATTGACAGTCACTACCTTTACTCAAGAACTGATATTAGATGACAAAACCAAAGTAATTTGGACACCAGGGCATTCTCCCGGCTCATCTTGTCTTTACTACAGTGAACTCGGCGGCATACTATTTTCTGGTCGTCATTTAGTACCCAACCAGCAAGGCGAACCAGTACCATTACGGACAGCAAAAACTTTTCACTGGCCAAGACAAATTAAGAGCCTGCAAGCATTATTAGAAAACTTTACACCAGAGACTTTGCAATATATTTGTCCTGGTGCGAACACTGGTTTTCTCAGAGGTAAGCGTGTCATTGAGCAAGCCTACCAACACCTCAAATCTCTGGATTTACAAACTTTGTTACAGACACAACCAATTTTGTGA
- a CDS encoding GDP-mannose 4,6-dehydratase, producing the protein MTKTALITGITGQDGYYLSHLLLSHGYRVVGLVSPHRQPNLAKLGSLANQVEIYTVDLRDSVALLNAVEQLRPQEIYNLAAPSFVPDSWKDPLGTLDLITGTATRLLDAVRQVGLSTRFYQASSSEMFGDVFCSPQDEETSFRPKNPYAAAKLHAHWTMVHHRQRYGLFACSGILYNHESPLRAPQFVTRKVSLAAASIKLGLADTLEMGNLDAKRDWGFAGDYVKAMWLMLQAEEPEEYVIGTGKLHSVKELVSMAFECLGLNWQNHVVINDDLLRPDEHFQLVANPGKAKRNLGWEPEISFERLIETMVRTDIERLQHDKFAQISAKQLLVE; encoded by the coding sequence ATGACTAAGACCGCCCTCATTACAGGAATTACTGGTCAAGATGGCTACTATCTCAGCCATTTGCTCCTCAGTCATGGTTACAGGGTCGTGGGATTAGTATCGCCACACAGACAACCAAATCTGGCAAAATTGGGAAGTTTAGCCAATCAAGTAGAAATTTATACAGTTGATTTAAGAGACAGCGTAGCTTTGTTAAATGCAGTAGAACAACTACGTCCCCAGGAAATTTATAATTTGGCGGCTCCTAGTTTCGTCCCTGACTCTTGGAAAGACCCACTGGGAACCCTTGATTTAATTACTGGTACTGCAACACGACTATTAGATGCAGTCAGACAAGTGGGTTTATCTACACGTTTTTATCAAGCCAGTAGTTCTGAGATGTTTGGGGATGTCTTCTGTTCACCGCAAGATGAAGAAACTTCCTTTCGTCCCAAAAATCCCTATGCAGCCGCCAAACTACACGCTCATTGGACAATGGTACATCACCGTCAGCGTTATGGTTTATTTGCTTGTAGTGGGATTTTATACAATCATGAATCTCCTCTGAGAGCGCCGCAATTTGTCACCCGTAAAGTTTCATTGGCAGCCGCATCAATTAAATTAGGTTTAGCAGATACCTTAGAAATGGGTAATTTAGATGCTAAACGCGATTGGGGTTTTGCTGGAGATTACGTTAAAGCTATGTGGTTGATGCTACAGGCTGAAGAACCAGAAGAGTACGTAATTGGCACTGGTAAACTACATAGTGTGAAAGAATTAGTGTCTATGGCTTTCGAGTGTTTGGGATTAAATTGGCAAAATCATGTAGTCATCAATGATGATTTACTTAGACCAGATGAACATTTTCAACTGGTTGCTAATCCCGGCAAAGCTAAAAGGAATTTAGGTTGGGAACCTGAAATCAGCTTTGAAAGACTTATAGAGACAATGGTACGAACAGATATAGAGCGATTACAACACGATAAATTCGCTCAAATTTCTGCAAAGCAACTGTTGGTAGAATAG
- a CDS encoding DsbA family protein: MYQFWQSLRTWAIVGLWCLVLAWSFPAQAANKINPQLERQVLEILHEHPEVIIESVQAYQQQQQQTVNQARQVFLQDLQTNPQAVIASSPTVGVTQSKTLLIEFSDFQCPYCAEAHQQLKELVAKHQNEVKLVYKHFPLAPIHDQAIPAAKAAWAANQQGKFWEYHDALFTNQKQLGEDLYLDIAKKLNLDLEKFNSDRLLADVAIQQDIQLGKQLGIPGTPFFVMNSKNYSGAVQLSDIESKLAGAA; encoded by the coding sequence ATGTATCAATTTTGGCAGTCTCTACGTACCTGGGCAATAGTCGGCTTATGGTGTCTAGTTTTAGCTTGGTCATTTCCCGCACAAGCAGCCAATAAAATTAATCCCCAGTTAGAACGGCAAGTTTTAGAAATTCTTCATGAACACCCAGAGGTAATTATTGAATCTGTGCAAGCATACCAACAGCAACAGCAACAGACAGTCAATCAAGCCCGTCAGGTATTTTTGCAGGATTTGCAAACTAACCCCCAAGCAGTAATTGCTAGTTCTCCTACTGTGGGAGTAACTCAGTCAAAAACCTTGTTAATTGAGTTTTCTGATTTTCAATGTCCCTATTGTGCAGAAGCCCATCAACAATTAAAGGAGTTAGTCGCCAAGCATCAAAATGAAGTCAAATTAGTTTACAAACATTTTCCTTTAGCGCCAATTCATGATCAAGCCATACCAGCAGCAAAAGCGGCGTGGGCGGCAAATCAGCAGGGCAAGTTTTGGGAATATCATGATGCCCTATTTACAAATCAAAAGCAACTTGGTGAAGATTTGTATTTAGATATTGCTAAAAAACTCAATCTAGACTTGGAAAAATTTAATAGCGATCGCCTACTCGCTGATGTTGCTATTCAACAAGATATACAACTAGGTAAACAACTAGGAATTCCTGGTACACCTTTCTTTGTCATGAATAGTAAAAATTACTCTGGAGCAGTACAGTTATCTGACATCGAAAGTAAACTAGCTGGTGCTGCATAA